One Lysinibacillus fusiformis genomic window carries:
- a CDS encoding alpha-E domain-containing protein, which produces MLSRVADALYWMARYSERTETNAHILQVQLLNMLEQSGKENEYIDHWEAILDICASKEEFMSYYESRRVNPLIEYLLFSEKNSNALFATLRAIRENARITRDSIPIELWELQNSFYLYLQQEIIEREKPFPLISLNYFLQNVRKTSLTVTGLIEGSMDRDVPFYFIQVGKWLERAEKTIRTALIMLEQQKQMTTSIQEADGAFLLDLSKATESYLRKHRQTNLACVIQYLLHDEHFPRSVMFCLKKLEEAFMHIENDHLSARFLAVHNPLKALLVAMINIDLLTITLEEAIFSMEERLWQCIDFSHTFATIYHLYEPSVQF; this is translated from the coding sequence ATGTTAAGTCGAGTAGCGGATGCACTATACTGGATGGCAAGATATAGCGAACGAACAGAAACTAATGCACATATATTACAAGTACAGCTGTTGAATATGTTGGAGCAATCTGGGAAAGAAAATGAATATATCGATCACTGGGAAGCGATATTAGACATTTGTGCATCAAAGGAAGAATTTATGTCGTATTATGAATCTAGACGTGTCAATCCACTTATTGAGTATCTATTATTTTCCGAAAAAAATAGCAATGCTCTGTTTGCAACCTTGCGTGCTATTCGGGAAAATGCTCGAATAACAAGAGATAGTATCCCAATCGAGCTCTGGGAATTGCAAAATTCTTTTTATTTATACTTGCAACAAGAAATTATTGAACGTGAAAAACCTTTTCCACTTATATCGCTTAATTATTTTTTACAAAATGTTCGAAAGACGTCCTTGACAGTTACAGGATTAATAGAAGGTTCCATGGATCGGGATGTACCATTCTATTTTATTCAAGTCGGGAAATGGCTTGAACGGGCGGAAAAAACGATTCGTACAGCATTAATTATGTTGGAGCAACAAAAACAGATGACAACTTCCATACAAGAAGCGGACGGAGCGTTTCTGCTGGATTTATCGAAAGCGACAGAATCCTACTTACGAAAGCATCGACAAACCAACTTAGCTTGTGTCATTCAATATTTATTGCATGATGAACATTTTCCACGCTCAGTAATGTTTTGTTTAAAAAAACTAGAAGAGGCATTTATGCATATTGAAAATGACCATTTATCCGCTCGATTTTTAGCAGTTCACAATCCGTTAAAAGCTTTATTAGTTGCAATGATTAATATAGACTTGTTGACGATTACACTAGAAGAAGCTATTTTTTCAATGGAGGAGAGATTGTGGCAATGTATTGATTTCAGTCATACATTTGCAACAATTTATCATTTATATGAACCCAGCGTACAATTTTGA
- a CDS encoding tyrosine-type recombinase/integrase, whose protein sequence is MITLRDAWESYILLLNSLKKSAATKKQYNMDGHQFLAFASEKNFLFLDNQFKELLFAYSNHLKESYSNVNTYNHKIATLRSFVEFVFLREWVESFDYEMILQPKKRGKEALRVLSKAQLLQIVDVWPTYFEFAKTNEHAWLARRNGCIVQMLMETGCKPAELVGMKWAHLLTDASLIYVSNQNGRREIKLTNILIEMLQHYKEATEEIHQEKVGEWLWVSEASQTKSITTKTVERIFQTISKDIGTAVRATDLRYTVLQKALQSEKTIENIQQTMGYVRKWVLTERGERFK, encoded by the coding sequence ATGATTACTTTAAGGGATGCTTGGGAAAGTTACATATTATTATTAAACTCTTTGAAGAAAAGTGCCGCAACGAAAAAGCAGTATAATATGGATGGACACCAATTTTTAGCGTTTGCTAGTGAGAAAAACTTTCTGTTTTTGGATAATCAATTTAAAGAATTGTTATTTGCGTATAGTAATCATCTGAAGGAATCGTATTCGAATGTGAATACGTACAACCATAAAATTGCTACACTTCGTAGCTTTGTGGAATTTGTATTTTTACGAGAGTGGGTGGAATCATTTGATTATGAAATGATTTTACAACCCAAGAAAAGAGGAAAAGAGGCATTAAGGGTACTGTCCAAAGCACAGTTACTACAAATTGTCGATGTATGGCCAACGTATTTTGAATTTGCAAAAACAAACGAGCATGCATGGCTAGCAAGAAGAAACGGCTGTATCGTACAAATGTTAATGGAGACAGGGTGCAAACCTGCGGAGCTTGTGGGCATGAAATGGGCGCATTTACTTACAGATGCATCACTCATATATGTTTCTAACCAAAATGGCAGAAGAGAAATTAAACTTACTAATATCCTTATTGAGATGTTGCAGCATTACAAAGAGGCAACCGAGGAAATTCATCAGGAGAAGGTTGGGGAATGGCTTTGGGTAAGTGAAGCGAGCCAAACAAAATCCATCACTACAAAGACTGTGGAGCGCATTTTTCAAACGATTTCAAAGGATATTGGGACGGCTGTTCGAGCAACAGATTTACGTTATACCGTTCTGCAAAAGGCTTTACAAAGTGAAAAAACAATTGAAAACATCCAACAAACGATGGGCTATGTACGGAAGTGGGTACTAACGGAAAGAGGTGAACGTTTTAAATAA
- a CDS encoding nucleoside/nucleotide kinase family protein, whose product MQVSSLSGPSGTGKSTSALVFAHRVGIEAIIDDGLLIVNGVKVAGVSAKFEKNTITAVRRAIFSDDAHCEEVKKALDTYKVQAILLIGTSDKMTKSIAKRLELDPISTYYYVEDVRSQKEIQKARFIRETQGKHVMPIPYRQVEQNFFKRFVQKGKEIFSPKREKIGETTIVRPDFQQEYIEIEKQVYVQLITYCCLQQEIVHKVEQVQFILGEQAKANITLQLKMPIDYSLRDRLHQLQEAVQTAFYQHFGYELDAIHLHIKSAVLKRK is encoded by the coding sequence ATGCAGGTATCTTCGTTAAGTGGACCGAGCGGAACAGGAAAAAGTACCAGTGCGCTTGTCTTTGCACATAGGGTAGGAATCGAGGCCATTATAGATGATGGTCTACTTATCGTTAACGGCGTCAAAGTAGCGGGTGTATCCGCAAAATTTGAGAAAAATACAATAACAGCGGTCCGACGCGCCATTTTTTCAGATGACGCACATTGTGAGGAAGTAAAAAAAGCACTTGATACATATAAAGTACAAGCAATTTTACTGATTGGTACGTCTGATAAAATGACAAAAAGTATTGCTAAACGATTAGAGCTTGACCCAATCAGTACGTATTACTATGTTGAGGATGTCCGTTCACAAAAGGAAATCCAAAAAGCACGTTTTATTCGAGAAACGCAGGGTAAACATGTCATGCCTATACCATATCGTCAAGTTGAACAAAACTTCTTTAAACGATTCGTGCAAAAGGGCAAAGAGATTTTCTCCCCAAAACGTGAAAAAATTGGTGAAACCACTATTGTTCGACCAGATTTTCAACAAGAATATATCGAAATAGAAAAACAAGTTTATGTGCAACTTATCACTTATTGCTGTCTACAACAAGAAATCGTTCATAAGGTGGAACAAGTGCAATTTATTCTTGGAGAACAGGCTAAAGCTAATATTACCTTGCAGCTAAAGATGCCAATTGATTATTCGCTACGAGATCGACTGCATCAGTTACAAGAAGCAGTGCAGACAGCTTTTTATCAGCATTTTGGCTACGAACTCGATGCCATTCATCTTCATATTAAATCAGCAGTGTTGAAGAGGAAATAA
- a CDS encoding aminotransferase class I/II-fold pyridoxal phosphate-dependent enzyme, producing MKIVPSKKMSLFTPAIFGDLKDFAKQQQAQGMTMIDLSLGSPDLPPHEKIREHLSFRANLAESYGYTLNGTQRFYEAVSRYYKRRSNVDLDPASEIIQTIGSQEGLVHLPIAFCDPGDIVLSTNPAYVAYDAGIHLAGATPYYMPQTAENNFLPNLDAVPEEIAQKAKLLILNLPGNPVPAMPSLDYFAKVIAFAKKYNVIVLHDAAYSEFYFTGDGPISFLSAPGAKEVGMEINSLSKSFSLAGTRIAYIAGNAEMIAIIKQLKSNLDFGIFEPIQDAAVVALDNAEEITANLRATFSERHKTLMNGLRDLGWDAAPSDGGMFVWAKYPYDVDCTELAFKLIEQIGVVTVPGTVFGSAGQGYLRLALVQPKEVLQEAVVRLAQVQLQR from the coding sequence TTGAAAATCGTACCATCAAAAAAAATGTCATTATTTACACCTGCAATTTTTGGAGACTTAAAAGACTTTGCAAAACAACAACAAGCACAAGGCATGACTATGATTGATTTAAGTTTAGGTAGCCCGGATCTCCCACCCCATGAAAAAATTCGCGAACATTTATCATTTAGAGCGAACCTAGCTGAGTCTTATGGTTACACATTAAATGGTACACAACGATTTTATGAGGCTGTTAGTCGTTATTACAAAAGACGCAGCAATGTGGATTTAGATCCCGCTTCTGAAATTATCCAAACAATTGGCTCTCAAGAAGGTTTAGTGCATTTACCAATTGCCTTTTGTGATCCTGGAGACATCGTTCTCTCAACAAATCCCGCTTATGTTGCCTACGATGCTGGAATCCATCTAGCAGGCGCAACACCTTATTACATGCCACAAACAGCTGAAAATAACTTTTTACCAAATTTAGATGCTGTACCGGAAGAGATTGCGCAAAAGGCCAAACTACTTATTTTAAATTTACCTGGGAATCCAGTCCCTGCAATGCCCTCTTTAGATTATTTTGCTAAAGTGATTGCCTTTGCGAAGAAATATAACGTCATCGTATTACATGATGCTGCTTATTCAGAATTTTACTTTACAGGAGATGGCCCAATTAGTTTCCTTTCAGCCCCTGGTGCAAAAGAAGTTGGTATGGAGATTAACTCACTTTCGAAAAGTTTTAGCTTAGCTGGTACACGTATTGCTTATATCGCCGGCAACGCTGAGATGATAGCCATTATCAAGCAACTTAAATCCAATTTAGATTTCGGTATCTTTGAACCAATACAAGACGCTGCAGTGGTCGCGTTAGATAACGCAGAGGAAATTACAGCAAACTTGCGCGCAACGTTCTCTGAGCGTCATAAAACATTGATGAACGGTTTACGTGACCTAGGATGGGATGCAGCACCTTCTGATGGTGGCATGTTTGTCTGGGCAAAATATCCGTACGATGTTGATTGCACAGAACTTGCATTCAAGCTAATTGAGCAAATAGGAGTTGTCACAGTTCCTGGGACAGTATTTGGATCTGCTGGACAAGGCTATTTACGTTTAGCTTTAGTCCAACCTAAAGAAGTGCTTCAAGAAGCAGTTGTCCGTTTAGCACAAGTACAATTACAACGATAA
- a CDS encoding enoyl-CoA hydratase/isomerase family protein has translation MQVRTTRLEAEDAKIIYQETAGLAIITIHRPQAKNALTANMWDQLAKISLQVLDNPKNKVLILRGSGENFTAGSDIKEFNAISLEKAEEAFVHMEKTISTIERLPIPTIGVINGPAMGAGLELALACDIRIGSEKAKLGIPVGKLGITLNNKFAQRLVQLVGPSTTKDLVFTGRMFKAEEAFKLGLLNYLVAEKDINKYMIRMGKLVAGMSPESLLAVKLSVQECVDSVPKLWEGSTPFVGTDFSEGCAAFVEKRQPQFKRRSKF, from the coding sequence ATGCAAGTAAGAACGACACGACTTGAAGCAGAGGATGCTAAAATTATCTATCAAGAAACTGCTGGACTTGCCATTATAACAATCCACCGTCCTCAAGCAAAAAATGCACTAACAGCAAATATGTGGGATCAATTAGCCAAGATTTCATTACAAGTATTGGATAATCCTAAAAATAAAGTGCTTATTTTACGAGGTTCTGGAGAAAACTTCACAGCAGGTTCCGATATTAAAGAATTCAACGCTATTTCCCTTGAAAAAGCAGAAGAAGCATTTGTACATATGGAAAAAACAATTTCAACAATTGAAAGATTACCGATTCCAACAATCGGTGTCATTAATGGGCCTGCTATGGGGGCTGGTTTAGAACTTGCATTAGCCTGTGATATCCGTATTGGCTCTGAAAAAGCAAAATTAGGTATTCCTGTGGGCAAATTAGGTATTACCCTCAATAACAAATTTGCTCAACGCTTAGTCCAACTTGTTGGCCCGTCTACAACGAAGGATCTAGTATTTACAGGCCGTATGTTTAAAGCAGAAGAAGCCTTCAAACTTGGCCTGTTAAACTATTTAGTGGCTGAAAAGGACATAAACAAGTACATGATTCGTATGGGTAAGCTTGTCGCTGGAATGTCTCCTGAATCCTTACTCGCTGTAAAGCTATCTGTACAAGAATGCGTAGATAGCGTACCGAAGTTATGGGAAGGCTCTACACCATTTGTCGGTACTGATTTTTCAGAGGGCTGTGCTGCCTTTGTTGAAAAACGTCAACCACAATTCAAGCGTCGATCTAAATTCTAA
- a CDS encoding transglutaminase family protein encodes MKFEIQHTNVFQYESEVDQSLNTIRLKPRSDERQRLLTYRITITPSSLTREHLDIWGNTVGTFYIPEQHQELEIQTTSIVSIQRAPFIHRIQYSPEMQTIFHSQLFYEHYLPYLKSTNFTFMTEAQLEDVYHAIGHAENPVLFSLNLMQYIYSTFEYDPEATDVTTTASQAFIFKRGVCQDFTHVMLAVLRAKGIPARYVSGYLYVDDNSALIGDIATHAWVEVMIPGIGWIGLDPTNNVEVLENHIILCIGRDYSDISPVEGVYTGGKHDLSVKVSVKALNHL; translated from the coding sequence ATGAAATTTGAAATTCAGCATACAAATGTTTTTCAATATGAGTCTGAAGTCGATCAAAGTTTGAATACGATCCGCTTAAAGCCGCGGAGCGATGAACGGCAGCGATTATTAACCTATCGTATTACCATTACACCTTCTTCACTCACGCGCGAGCATTTAGATATTTGGGGCAATACTGTTGGGACTTTTTATATCCCAGAGCAACACCAGGAGCTAGAAATTCAGACGACATCTATTGTTAGTATTCAAAGAGCGCCATTTATACACCGTATTCAATATTCACCAGAGATGCAGACAATTTTTCATTCGCAACTTTTTTATGAGCATTATTTACCCTATTTAAAGTCAACTAACTTTACGTTTATGACAGAAGCACAGTTAGAGGATGTTTATCATGCGATTGGTCATGCTGAAAATCCAGTGCTGTTCTCTCTTAATTTAATGCAGTATATATATTCAACTTTTGAATATGACCCCGAAGCAACGGATGTAACCACAACAGCAAGTCAGGCTTTTATTTTTAAAAGAGGTGTTTGTCAGGATTTTACACATGTGATGCTTGCCGTTTTACGAGCCAAGGGCATTCCTGCACGTTATGTTAGTGGTTATTTATACGTTGATGACAATTCTGCCCTAATCGGCGATATAGCTACACATGCTTGGGTAGAAGTAATGATCCCCGGCATTGGATGGATTGGTTTAGACCCAACAAATAATGTGGAAGTACTAGAAAATCACATCATATTATGTATTGGGCGTGATTACTCAGATATAAGCCCTGTCGAAGGTGTTTATACAGGGGGTAAACACGATTTATCAGTAAAGGTTAGTGTTAAGGCTTTGAATCACTTATAA